Proteins encoded within one genomic window of Thermoleophilaceae bacterium:
- a CDS encoding type II toxin-antitoxin system prevent-host-death family antitoxin, translating to MEIGVRDLRNRTGQVIDAVRAGERVTLTVHGEPLADIVPHGRRTRLLSGPHLREQLVDRAADAELQRELDALTGQTLDEL from the coding sequence ATGGAGATCGGAGTTCGCGATCTGCGAAACCGCACCGGCCAGGTCATCGACGCCGTTCGCGCCGGCGAGCGAGTCACCCTGACTGTGCACGGCGAGCCGCTCGCCGACATCGTCCCCCACGGTCGCCGCACCCGCTTGCTGTCCGGCCCCCACTTGCGTGAGCAGCTGGTTGACCGCGCCGCAGATGCCGAACTGCAGCGGGAGCTCGACGCACTCACCGGTCAGACGCTCGACGAGCTGTGA
- a CDS encoding PIN domain-containing protein, translating into MSAASVGLLDTSVFIAREAQRSLGQLPEHVAVSVITIGELQVGVLSARDDDIRARRADTLALARMADPIPISEAVMVAWARLVTDCGAAGVQRTVKLTDALIAATAVEHGLPVVTQDADYDQIARAHPELRVVKV; encoded by the coding sequence GTGAGTGCTGCGAGCGTCGGGTTGCTGGACACCTCGGTGTTCATCGCCCGCGAAGCGCAGCGGTCGCTCGGGCAGCTGCCCGAGCATGTCGCGGTCTCGGTGATCACGATCGGCGAGCTGCAGGTTGGAGTTCTGAGCGCCCGTGACGACGATATCCGCGCCCGCCGAGCGGACACCCTCGCCCTCGCGCGCATGGCCGACCCGATCCCGATCAGCGAAGCGGTCATGGTCGCCTGGGCACGACTGGTAACCGACTGCGGAGCCGCCGGAGTGCAACGCACGGTCAAGCTCACGGACGCGCTGATCGCCGCCACCGCCGTCGAACACGGCCTCCCTGTCGTCACGCAGGACGCCGACTATGACCAGATTGCACGGGCACATCCAGAGCTCCGCGTCGTAAAGGTTTGA
- a CDS encoding type II toxin-antitoxin system PemK/MazF family toxin, translated as MQRGEIWFAATPGGDRPVLVLTRDPVADRIASVVVAALTRTRRELVAELLLTPADDGVPTECVVNFDNVHTLPRSAFRRRITALSSPRMHQACRTLRDAVGC; from the coding sequence ATGCAGCGAGGTGAGATCTGGTTCGCGGCCACGCCCGGCGGCGACCGGCCGGTACTGGTGCTCACGCGCGACCCGGTCGCTGACCGCATCGCATCGGTTGTCGTCGCTGCGCTGACGCGAACACGGCGTGAGCTCGTCGCCGAACTCCTGCTCACTCCCGCAGACGACGGTGTCCCGACCGAGTGCGTTGTCAACTTCGACAATGTCCACACGCTTCCCCGCTCGGCCTTCCGGCGTCGCATCACGGCGCTTTCCTCCCCGCGCATGCATCAGGCGTGTCGCACGCTTCGCGACGCGGTCGGCTGCTGA
- a CDS encoding ribbon-helix-helix domain-containing protein: MTMLSFRIPDAEATEVARWAQALGIDRSELLRDAVHHHLAELRGGNDAEKWERSPTTKAERSLAEVADWGPAEDWADWNDAAR; the protein is encoded by the coding sequence ATGACAATGCTCAGCTTCCGTATTCCAGATGCTGAGGCCACCGAGGTCGCGCGTTGGGCGCAGGCCCTCGGCATCGACCGCTCCGAGCTCCTCCGGGATGCCGTACACCATCATCTCGCCGAGCTGCGAGGCGGGAACGACGCAGAGAAGTGGGAACGCTCGCCGACGACCAAGGCGGAGCGATCGCTCGCTGAGGTCGCCGACTGGGGCCCGGCCGAGGACTGGGCCGATTGGAACGATGCAGCGAGGTGA
- a CDS encoding transposase, whose product MAEQRRYRKFSAKQKAEIVLAWLRGDRSVREVCREHEIAETLF is encoded by the coding sequence TTGGCAGAGCAGCGCAGGTATCGGAAGTTCTCGGCGAAGCAGAAGGCCGAGATCGTGCTGGCGTGGTTGCGCGGCGACAGGTCCGTCAGGGAGGTGTGCCGCGAGCACGAGATCGCCGAGACGCTCTTCTAA
- a CDS encoding class I SAM-dependent methyltransferase: MTGTGDPIDLLFGGMRKLGPGSEADTLHVLGSLPRRTFEVVVDAGCGTGRQTLTLARELGAVVNAVDSHGPFLDDLARRAADARLAPLVRVHRMDMKDIPQAFDGVDLLWSEGAAYNIGFSHALTTWAPSLNEGGIAVVSELSWLKEDAPRAGRAFFKSAYPDMQTVRRNAATAQAAGYRILTTHTLPTQAWMDDYYDVLTLRAEALLDHSDPSVRELARDTVREIEVFRLSDGSYGYVFYVLRREAFVANAPQRWRSATRR, translated from the coding sequence ATGACGGGCACCGGCGATCCGATCGACCTGCTCTTCGGCGGGATGCGAAAGCTGGGCCCGGGCAGTGAGGCCGACACGCTGCACGTCCTCGGCTCGCTGCCCCGGCGGACGTTCGAAGTTGTCGTCGACGCCGGGTGCGGAACCGGCCGTCAGACGCTCACCCTAGCGCGGGAGCTCGGCGCCGTGGTCAACGCGGTCGACAGTCACGGGCCGTTTCTCGACGATCTCGCGCGGCGCGCGGCGGACGCGCGGCTCGCGCCGCTCGTGCGGGTGCATCGCATGGACATGAAGGACATCCCGCAGGCGTTCGACGGAGTGGATCTGCTCTGGTCGGAGGGCGCCGCCTACAACATCGGCTTCTCGCATGCGCTGACGACCTGGGCCCCCTCCCTGAACGAGGGCGGCATCGCGGTCGTCAGCGAGCTGTCGTGGCTGAAGGAAGACGCGCCCCGCGCTGGCAGAGCGTTCTTCAAGAGCGCCTATCCCGACATGCAGACCGTGCGACGCAACGCGGCCACCGCGCAGGCGGCGGGATACCGGATCCTCACCACGCACACGCTGCCGACGCAGGCATGGATGGACGACTACTACGATGTCCTCACGCTGCGGGCCGAGGCGCTGCTCGATCATTCCGACCCGTCGGTTCGCGAGCTCGCGCGCGACACCGTGAGGGAGATCGAGGTCTTCCGGCTCTCGGATGGGAGCTACGGGTACGTCTTCTACGTCCTCCGGCGAGAGGCGTTCGTCGCGAACGCGCCTCAGCGGTGGCGGAGCGCCACGCGGCGCTGA
- the rsgA gene encoding ribosome small subunit-dependent GTPase A: MQQNTFGLGRRSDLDAELDRRGVSGLTAGRVVAQHRGHWLVALTAPGGSGPRLFAARGRLRVRPPVAGDWVAIDAGGAICAVLERRGVLSRRAAGKAPAEQILAANVDLALVVEPLPEPNDRRAERFLALARGGIAAALVLTKADLEPEGQAVAARAARRLGIADAIAVSAHDGTGLQMLRGLLEPGATAVLLGRSGAGKSTLVNALLGERRQVTKPVRASDGRGRHATVTRELIALPDGALIVDTPGLREVGLWDGSDATFADIARLAGGCRFADCRHAGEPGCAVRGAVDDARLAAWRKLEREQSRLDVSRRAGRERKESARALSRQARAAARRKGRA, from the coding sequence ATGCAACAGAACACGTTTGGCCTCGGCCGCCGCTCGGACCTAGACGCCGAGCTTGACCGGCGCGGTGTCTCCGGCCTGACGGCGGGCCGGGTCGTGGCCCAGCACCGCGGCCACTGGTTGGTGGCGCTCACGGCGCCCGGCGGATCGGGCCCGCGGCTGTTCGCGGCCCGCGGCCGCCTGCGCGTGAGGCCGCCCGTCGCGGGCGACTGGGTCGCGATCGACGCGGGCGGCGCGATCTGCGCGGTCCTCGAGCGGCGTGGCGTGCTCTCGCGGCGCGCCGCGGGAAAGGCCCCGGCGGAGCAGATACTGGCGGCGAACGTGGACCTCGCGCTGGTGGTGGAGCCGCTGCCGGAGCCCAACGACCGCCGAGCGGAACGCTTCCTCGCGCTCGCGCGTGGCGGCATCGCGGCCGCGCTCGTGCTGACCAAGGCGGACCTCGAGCCGGAGGGTCAGGCGGTGGCCGCGCGCGCTGCGCGGCGGCTCGGGATCGCCGACGCAATCGCCGTCAGCGCGCACGACGGGACCGGTCTGCAGATGCTGCGCGGCCTGCTCGAGCCGGGCGCGACCGCCGTTCTGCTCGGTCGCTCCGGGGCGGGCAAGTCGACCCTTGTCAACGCGCTGCTCGGCGAGCGGCGGCAGGTGACCAAACCGGTCCGGGCGAGCGACGGCCGTGGTCGCCACGCGACCGTCACCCGGGAGCTGATCGCGCTGCCGGACGGGGCACTGATCGTCGACACGCCCGGGCTGCGCGAGGTAGGTCTGTGGGACGGTTCCGACGCGACGTTCGCGGACATCGCGCGGCTTGCCGGCGGGTGCCGCTTCGCTGACTGCCGCCACGCCGGTGAGCCTGGCTGTGCCGTGCGCGGCGCGGTCGACGACGCGCGGCTCGCGGCGTGGCGCAAGCTCGAGCGCGAGCAGTCCCGCCTCGACGTGAGCAGGCGCGCCGGGCGCGAGCGCAAGGAGAGCGCACGCGCGCTAAGCCGCCAGGCGCGTGCGGCGGCGCGGCGGAAGGGGCGCGCATGA
- the tadA gene encoding tRNA adenosine(34) deaminase TadA: MRFFPRDEYYMRLALREAERAVEHDDVPVGCVIAHDGEVVGAASNERELRGDPTAHCEILALRQASQAVGGWRLAGAAAYITLEPCAMCAGALVLARVDRVVFGAADPKAGAAGSVLDVLAEPRLNHSPQVAGGLLGEESAELLRAFFGRRR, encoded by the coding sequence ATGAGGTTCTTCCCGCGCGACGAGTACTACATGCGGCTCGCGCTGAGGGAGGCCGAGCGCGCGGTCGAGCATGACGACGTGCCGGTGGGGTGCGTGATCGCCCACGATGGCGAGGTGGTGGGGGCGGCGTCCAACGAGCGCGAGCTGCGCGGCGACCCCACGGCGCACTGCGAGATCCTCGCGTTGCGCCAGGCGTCGCAGGCGGTGGGCGGATGGCGCCTGGCCGGGGCCGCGGCGTACATCACGCTCGAGCCGTGCGCCATGTGCGCCGGCGCGCTGGTGCTCGCGCGCGTGGACAGGGTGGTGTTCGGCGCCGCCGATCCCAAGGCCGGAGCGGCGGGCAGCGTGCTCGACGTGCTGGCCGAGCCACGCCTCAACCACAGCCCCCAGGTGGCCGGCGGCCTGCTGGGCGAGGAGTCCGCGGAGCTGCTGCGCGCCTTCTTCGGTCGCCGCCGCTGA
- a CDS encoding NAD-dependent epimerase/dehydratase family protein: MKACLTGSTGFVGGHVARVLAEAGHDVRVTYRDGRRLARLGDLELEAVKADVLDGAAMRRAARGADVLFHCAGVVGARPVARVWEVNAVAPRVAVEAAAAAGVPRVVVTSSVAGIGPAAPGEVGDERDVYTRGHLGLTYVDAKHEGETGALAAGARLGVDVVIVNPSYVLGVPVDRTQPGETSTRTVGNYLRGRLPAVVDGFTNIVDVEDVARGHLLAAEKGRPGERYVLGGHNRSWVEVIDRIAELSGVSHPLLVIPPELASAARTAESLGLPGLVSAEGVVLMAQNWRYSSRKARRELGFRARTLDRTLRATIDWYLDLIERGAFAGSSSSALSLASAGMRVAERLRLVDALRGAEERLGRRLVAGAR; this comes from the coding sequence ATGAAGGCCTGCCTCACCGGCTCCACCGGCTTCGTGGGCGGACACGTGGCGCGCGTTCTCGCCGAGGCCGGGCACGACGTGCGCGTGACCTACCGCGACGGCCGCCGGCTGGCTCGCCTGGGGGATCTGGAGCTGGAGGCCGTCAAGGCCGACGTGCTCGACGGCGCCGCCATGCGGCGGGCGGCGCGGGGCGCGGATGTGCTGTTCCACTGCGCCGGCGTGGTGGGCGCCCGGCCCGTGGCAAGGGTCTGGGAGGTGAACGCGGTGGCGCCGCGGGTGGCCGTCGAGGCCGCGGCCGCCGCCGGCGTGCCGCGGGTGGTCGTGACCTCCAGCGTGGCGGGCATCGGCCCGGCGGCCCCCGGCGAGGTGGGCGACGAGCGCGACGTCTACACGCGCGGCCACCTCGGGCTGACCTACGTGGACGCCAAGCACGAGGGCGAGACCGGCGCGCTGGCGGCGGGCGCCCGGCTCGGCGTGGACGTGGTGATCGTCAATCCGTCGTATGTGCTCGGCGTGCCCGTGGACCGCACGCAGCCCGGCGAGACGTCCACCCGCACCGTGGGCAACTACCTGCGCGGGCGGCTGCCGGCTGTCGTGGACGGGTTCACGAACATCGTCGACGTCGAGGACGTGGCCAGGGGGCATCTGCTGGCCGCGGAGAAGGGGCGGCCGGGCGAGCGCTACGTGCTGGGCGGTCACAACCGCTCGTGGGTGGAGGTGATCGACCGCATCGCCGAGCTGTCGGGGGTGAGTCACCCGCTGCTGGTGATCCCGCCCGAGCTGGCGTCCGCTGCGCGCACCGCGGAGTCCCTCGGGCTGCCGGGGCTCGTGTCGGCCGAGGGCGTCGTGCTGATGGCGCAGAACTGGCGCTACTCGTCGCGCAAGGCCCGCCGGGAGCTGGGCTTCCGGGCCCGGACGCTCGACCGCACCCTGCGCGCCACGATCGACTGGTATCTCGACCTGATCGAGCGTGGCGCGTTCGCGGGCAGCTCGTCGTCGGCGCTGTCGCTGGCGTCGGCCGGGATGCGCGTGGCCGAGCGGCTGCGCCTCGTGGACGCCCTGCGCGGCGCCGAGGAGCGCCTGGGCAGGCGGCTGGTCGCGGGCGCGAGATGA
- a CDS encoding S8 family serine peptidase — translation MRLLRLLPLALAAMLAVAPHSLAADYAPGEVLVNYEPGAQRAAIQRELGLRGIETLPGGTRRLQADGALPLADVIARLRETPHVEYAVPNHRARVTDFMPNDPGTDGNGLGRWHELQWNFAGEFGINAPSAWELARAADADGGHGVVVAVLDTGVAYSDRGRFVRAPDLYSRRFVRGYDFVDEDRYPNDENGHGTHVTGTIAQRTNNGIGVTGLAYGVKIMPLRVLDFQGAGDASAISRAIRFAARRGADVINMSLEFDAGVRASQIPDIVRAVRYAHSKGSVIVAASGNAGDRAVAYPARASHVISVGAVTIHGCQAEYSNSGRGLDVVAPGGGADAPNKDNPWDTAHCDPSRVGPDIYQQTFTGSSVRSFGLPEGYQGTSMAAPHVSATAALIIATRRLRRSDPSPSAIESRLESTARDLGPAGPDRRYGHGLIDSAAAIDPEIALTSRTRRLR, via the coding sequence ATGCGCCTCCTCCGCCTACTCCCCCTGGCGCTCGCGGCGATGCTCGCCGTGGCGCCCCATTCGCTCGCCGCCGACTACGCGCCGGGCGAGGTGCTCGTGAACTACGAGCCCGGGGCGCAGCGTGCCGCGATCCAGCGCGAGCTGGGCCTGCGGGGCATCGAGACGCTGCCCGGCGGAACCCGCCGCCTCCAGGCCGACGGTGCCCTGCCGCTCGCCGACGTGATCGCGCGCCTGCGTGAGACGCCCCACGTGGAGTACGCGGTGCCCAACCACCGCGCGCGCGTCACCGACTTCATGCCCAACGACCCGGGCACGGACGGCAACGGCCTCGGCCGCTGGCACGAGCTGCAGTGGAACTTCGCGGGCGAGTTCGGGATCAACGCCCCGAGCGCCTGGGAGCTGGCGCGCGCCGCGGACGCCGACGGTGGCCACGGCGTGGTCGTGGCCGTGCTCGACACCGGGGTGGCCTACAGCGACCGCGGCCGCTTCGTGCGCGCGCCCGACCTCTACTCGCGCCGCTTCGTGCGCGGCTACGACTTCGTGGACGAGGACCGCTATCCCAACGACGAGAACGGGCACGGCACGCACGTCACCGGCACGATCGCCCAGCGCACCAACAACGGCATCGGCGTCACCGGCCTCGCCTACGGCGTGAAGATCATGCCGCTGCGGGTGCTCGACTTCCAGGGGGCGGGCGACGCCAGCGCGATCAGCCGGGCCATCCGCTTCGCCGCGCGCCGCGGGGCCGACGTCATCAACATGAGCCTCGAGTTCGACGCAGGCGTGCGCGCCTCCCAGATCCCGGACATCGTGCGCGCCGTCCGCTACGCGCACAGCAAGGGATCCGTGATCGTCGCCGCCTCCGGCAATGCGGGCGACCGCGCGGTGGCCTACCCGGCCCGCGCGTCGCACGTCATCTCGGTGGGCGCCGTCACCATCCACGGCTGCCAGGCGGAGTACTCCAACAGCGGCCGCGGCCTCGACGTCGTGGCCCCGGGGGGCGGCGCCGACGCCCCGAACAAGGACAACCCCTGGGACACGGCCCACTGCGACCCCAGCCGCGTGGGCCCCGACATCTACCAGCAGACCTTCACGGGCAGCAGCGTGCGCAGCTTCGGGCTGCCCGAGGGCTACCAGGGCACCTCGATGGCCGCGCCGCACGTGTCCGCGACCGCCGCCCTGATCATCGCCACGCGGCGGTTGCGCCGCAGCGACCCTTCACCGAGCGCGATCGAGAGCCGGCTCGAGTCCACGGCCCGCGACCTCGGGCCCGCGGGCCCCGACCGCCGCTACGGGCACGGCCTGATCGACTCGGCCGCGGCCATCGATCCGGAGATCGCCCTGACCAGCCGGACCCGCCGCTTGCGCTAA
- a CDS encoding universal stress protein, whose amino-acid sequence MFSSLVVGTDGSDTAKEAVRQATELAKAVGGTVHLVSAYEPVSETRLREERVQVPEDLQWMVNPREDVEATLSEAAKGIESAGVDVSTYAREGDPADAILDVAEEKGADLVVVGNKGMTGARRFLLGSVPNKVSHHAPCSVLIIRTT is encoded by the coding sequence ATGTTCAGCTCGCTGGTGGTAGGTACCGATGGCTCCGACACCGCGAAGGAGGCGGTCCGGCAGGCCACGGAGCTGGCCAAGGCGGTCGGGGGCACCGTCCACCTGGTGAGCGCGTACGAGCCGGTGTCGGAGACCAGGTTGCGCGAGGAGCGCGTGCAGGTGCCCGAGGACCTGCAGTGGATGGTCAACCCGCGCGAGGACGTCGAGGCCACGCTGAGCGAGGCGGCCAAGGGCATCGAGTCGGCGGGCGTGGACGTGTCCACCTACGCGCGCGAGGGCGACCCGGCCGACGCGATCCTCGACGTCGCCGAGGAGAAGGGCGCCGACCTCGTGGTGGTCGGCAACAAGGGCATGACCGGGGCCCGCCGCTTCCTGCTCGGCAGCGTGCCGAACAAGGTCTCCCATCACGCTCCCTGCAGCGTGCTGATCATCCGCACGACGTAG
- a CDS encoding response regulator transcription factor, translated as MPERTRCLAVDDHSVVRQGLGLLFEGNDEVELVGVVENGEEAIEAAGKLQPDIILMDVRLPGIDGISTVKRIHQAAPSVQFVVFSAYGDKRLLTDAIAAGARGYVMKGAPPEDLLRAIRTVADGKPFIDPALSPALLMAETSGGSTALTEREREIVQLLAEGFHTEVIANRIGLSVETVKSDTKRVIGKLQADTRTHAVAIALRQSLID; from the coding sequence ATGCCCGAACGCACTCGCTGTCTCGCAGTAGACGATCACTCGGTTGTCCGCCAGGGCCTCGGCCTGCTCTTCGAGGGAAATGACGAGGTCGAGCTCGTCGGCGTGGTCGAGAACGGCGAGGAGGCCATCGAGGCAGCCGGCAAGCTGCAGCCCGACATCATCCTGATGGACGTGCGCCTGCCGGGGATCGACGGGATCTCCACGGTCAAGCGCATCCACCAGGCGGCGCCCAGCGTGCAGTTCGTCGTCTTCTCCGCCTACGGGGACAAGCGCCTCCTCACCGACGCCATCGCAGCCGGCGCGCGCGGCTATGTCATGAAGGGCGCGCCGCCCGAGGACCTGCTGCGGGCCATCCGCACCGTGGCCGACGGCAAGCCCTTCATCGACCCCGCGCTCTCCCCCGCCCTGCTCATGGCCGAGACCAGCGGCGGCTCCACCGCGCTCACCGAGCGCGAGCGAGAGATCGTGCAGCTGCTGGCCGAGGGCTTCCACACGGAGGTCATCGCCAACCGCATCGGGCTCAGCGTGGAGACCGTGAAGTCGGACACCAAGCGCGTGATCGGCAAGCTTCAGGCGGACACGCGCACCCACGCCGTGGCCATCGCCCTGCGCCAGAGCCTGATCGACTGA
- a CDS encoding FAD-linked oxidase C-terminal domain-containing protein, which yields MHAELGSIVGPDHVIADPPARYLQDATVSRGLRGRADAVVLPGSAEETAAVLAWCYERGVPVTPRGGGTGFAGGAVPVEGGVLLSLERLARVRSLDPGVWRMEVEAGVTTAHVRRLARENGLLFPPDPGAAEDSQIGGNIATNAGGPHAFKYGVTGAWVTGLEAAMAPGELVRMGGPVRKDVAGYDLRGLLVGSEGTLGVITAAWLALLPAPEAALPLMGLYAGPAEGCEAIGRVLASGLVPAALEYLDAGTLRAAAAGFPGGLDARAGFMVLAEADGSRAEAERLAEELREALAGGALAVLAPDPGALWRWRDGVSIAVGALRGGKVSEDVAVPVDRLREAIEGTLEIGRRHGLEACSWGHAGDGNLHSTFLLPREEAARAEAAAAELFELALALGGSISGEHGVGLVKRGQVRGPVRLHAAVKAALDPKGLLNPQKKLPG from the coding sequence ATGCACGCCGAGCTCGGGTCGATCGTCGGGCCGGACCACGTGATCGCCGATCCCCCGGCGCGCTACCTCCAGGACGCCACCGTGAGCCGCGGGCTGCGGGGCCGTGCCGACGCCGTGGTGCTGCCGGGCAGCGCCGAGGAGACGGCCGCCGTGCTGGCCTGGTGCTACGAGCGCGGCGTCCCGGTCACCCCGCGCGGCGGCGGCACGGGCTTCGCCGGCGGGGCAGTGCCGGTCGAGGGCGGCGTGCTGCTGTCGCTGGAGCGGCTCGCGCGGGTGCGCTCGCTCGACCCCGGGGTCTGGCGGATGGAGGTCGAGGCCGGCGTGACCACGGCACACGTGCGGCGGCTGGCGCGGGAGAACGGGCTGCTCTTCCCTCCCGACCCCGGAGCGGCCGAGGACTCCCAGATCGGCGGCAACATCGCCACGAACGCGGGCGGCCCGCACGCGTTCAAGTACGGGGTGACGGGCGCGTGGGTCACCGGGCTCGAGGCCGCCATGGCCCCCGGCGAGCTGGTGCGCATGGGCGGCCCGGTGCGCAAGGACGTGGCGGGCTACGACCTGCGCGGGCTGCTCGTGGGCTCCGAGGGCACGCTCGGCGTGATCACCGCGGCGTGGCTGGCGCTGCTGCCGGCACCCGAGGCGGCATTGCCGCTGATGGGCCTCTATGCCGGCCCGGCGGAGGGCTGCGAGGCGATCGGAAGGGTGCTGGCCAGCGGATTGGTGCCCGCCGCGCTCGAGTACCTCGACGCGGGCACCCTCCGGGCCGCCGCGGCGGGCTTTCCCGGCGGGCTCGACGCCCGCGCGGGCTTCATGGTGCTGGCGGAGGCCGACGGCTCGCGCGCGGAGGCCGAGCGCCTGGCGGAAGAGCTGCGCGAGGCGCTCGCCGGCGGCGCCCTCGCCGTGCTCGCCCCCGACCCCGGCGCGCTCTGGCGCTGGCGCGACGGCGTGTCGATCGCCGTCGGCGCGCTGCGCGGCGGCAAGGTGAGCGAGGACGTGGCCGTACCGGTGGACCGGCTGCGCGAGGCGATCGAGGGCACGCTCGAGATCGGCCGCCGGCACGGTCTCGAAGCCTGCAGCTGGGGGCACGCGGGCGACGGCAACCTGCACTCCACGTTCCTCCTCCCCCGTGAGGAGGCGGCGCGGGCGGAGGCCGCGGCGGCCGAGCTGTTCGAGCTGGCGCTGGCGCTCGGTGGCTCGATCTCGGGCGAGCACGGCGTGGGGCTGGTGAAGCGCGGGCAGGTGCGCGGGCCGGTGCGGCTGCACGCGGCGGTGAAGGCGGCGCTCGACCCGAAGGGATTGCTCAACCCGCAGAAGAAGCTGCCGGGCTGA
- a CDS encoding exonuclease domain-containing protein encodes MQLAGAEYLAVDCETNGLAGEACELTEVGAVLVGGGELHERFESLVRVERPLSRGIQRFTGITQAMVDVAPPREHVLGELAGMLDGRVLVAHNAPFDRRVLQQAFERCGLDWPDPPVLCTVALARRFAPLARQRKLAALAGSLGIEVEGTHRALVDAETCARIFCALFPRLCANAASVGEAIALLGSRRRKAAKEPVRRRPPAERPDLSKLPQDPGVYVFRDERGRPLYVGKSVSLRTRARSHFCAPAGWTERAEVVDYRSTNSELGALVLENRLIKELRPPGNRQLKRTDGWVYLRARLDISYPVLEVAPAPAPGLAVNVGPMRGKRAAVELADNLTSLFALRHCGRSMRRRDHPSIYGQMGRCLSPCLGDLDPNAYRRRLDAALGLFDGSGAAEERLLGEIEERMRAAAGARRYEAAEALRRRRDRLAGALGRLEGVLRATHAGSRLVIARHPAKERFDAFWIVAGRVAEWGPLPPAAELERRSAAVAARGAGSSLLAKEEVDEVRIVAGWLAANEALELPLGEVPERLSELPRAA; translated from the coding sequence ATGCAGCTGGCGGGCGCGGAATACCTGGCGGTGGACTGCGAGACCAACGGGCTCGCGGGCGAGGCCTGCGAGCTCACCGAGGTGGGCGCGGTGCTGGTGGGCGGCGGGGAGCTGCACGAGCGCTTCGAGTCGCTGGTGCGGGTGGAGCGGCCGCTGTCGCGCGGCATCCAGCGCTTCACGGGAATCACGCAGGCGATGGTGGACGTGGCGCCGCCTCGCGAGCACGTGCTGGGGGAGCTTGCGGGCATGCTGGACGGGCGGGTGCTCGTGGCCCACAACGCCCCCTTCGACCGGCGCGTGCTCCAGCAGGCCTTCGAGCGCTGCGGGCTCGACTGGCCCGACCCGCCGGTGCTGTGCACCGTGGCGCTGGCGCGCCGCTTCGCCCCGCTGGCCCGCCAGCGCAAGCTCGCCGCGCTGGCCGGCTCCCTCGGCATCGAGGTCGAGGGCACCCACCGCGCGCTCGTGGACGCCGAGACCTGCGCGCGCATCTTCTGCGCCCTGTTCCCGCGCCTGTGCGCGAACGCGGCCAGCGTCGGCGAGGCCATCGCGCTGCTGGGCTCGCGGCGCCGCAAGGCCGCGAAGGAGCCGGTGCGCCGGCGCCCGCCCGCCGAGCGCCCGGACCTCAGCAAGCTGCCCCAGGACCCCGGCGTGTACGTCTTCCGCGACGAGCGCGGGCGCCCGCTGTACGTGGGCAAGTCGGTGTCGCTGCGCACCCGCGCGCGCTCCCACTTCTGCGCCCCGGCGGGCTGGACCGAGCGGGCCGAGGTCGTGGACTACCGCTCCACGAACTCCGAGCTCGGGGCGCTCGTGCTGGAGAACCGGCTGATCAAGGAGCTGCGCCCGCCGGGCAACCGGCAGCTCAAGCGCACCGACGGCTGGGTGTACCTGCGAGCGCGGCTGGACATCTCCTACCCCGTGCTCGAGGTGGCCCCCGCCCCCGCCCCGGGGCTTGCCGTGAACGTCGGGCCCATGCGCGGCAAGCGCGCCGCCGTCGAGCTGGCCGACAACCTCACGAGCCTGTTCGCGCTGCGCCACTGCGGCCGTTCCATGCGCCGGCGCGACCACCCGTCGATCTACGGGCAGATGGGCCGCTGCCTCTCGCCCTGCCTCGGTGATCTCGACCCAAACGCCTACCGCCGGCGGCTCGACGCCGCGCTCGGCCTGTTCGACGGATCCGGCGCTGCGGAGGAGCGCCTGCTCGGCGAGATCGAGGAGCGCATGCGCGCGGCCGCGGGCGCGCGCCGCTACGAGGCGGCCGAGGCGCTGCGCCGGCGCCGCGACCGCCTGGCCGGGGCGCTCGGCCGTCTCGAGGGAGTGCTGCGCGCCACCCACGCCGGGTCGCGGCTGGTCATCGCCCGCCACCCGGCCAAGGAGCGCTTCGACGCCTTCTGGATCGTGGCCGGGCGGGTGGCCGAGTGGGGGCCGCTGCCGCCGGCGGCCGAGCTGGAGCGGCGCAGCGCGGCGGTGGCCGCGCGTGGCGCCGGCTCCTCCCTGCTCGCCAAGGAGGAGGTCGACGAGGTGAGGATCGTGGCGGGCTGGCTGGCGGCCAACGAGGCGCTCGAGCTGCCGCTGGGAGAGGTCCCCGAGCGGCTGTCCGAGCTCCCCCGCGCGGCGTAG